In Streptomyces hawaiiensis, one genomic interval encodes:
- a CDS encoding FmdB family zinc ribbon protein has protein sequence MPRYEYRCRTCGDTFELSRPMAESSDPAACPSGHDDTVKLLSTVAVGGSASAPAPAPRAGGGGGGCCGGGCCG, from the coding sequence ATGCCTCGTTACGAGTACCGCTGCCGGACCTGCGGCGACACCTTCGAACTCAGCCGCCCCATGGCCGAGTCCTCCGACCCCGCGGCCTGCCCCTCGGGGCACGACGACACGGTGAAGCTCCTCTCCACGGTCGCGGTCGGCGGCTCGGCCTCCGCCCCGGCTCCGGCACCCCGCGCGGGCGGCGGCGGGGGCGGCTGCTGCGGGGGCGGCTGCTGCGGCTGA
- a CDS encoding DedA family protein yields the protein MTAIAADAGPQWVNDLMDALGAPGAGLAIALENLFPPLPSEVILPLAGFAASSGRMSLLAVLLWTTAGSVIGALALYGVGALLGRDRTVAIAARLPLVKVSDIEKTEAWFLRHGTKAVFFGRMIPIFRSLISVPAGVERMRLPVFLGLTTLGSAIWNTAFVLAGYFLGANWHQVSAIVSAYSKVVLALAALAVLVFTALRLLRRPEGARPKAARGTARQATAPPHPHDDQDTRVLRRPALPPETPAGSAPRPERPVREAP from the coding sequence ATGACAGCCATCGCAGCGGACGCCGGACCGCAGTGGGTCAACGACCTGATGGACGCGCTGGGCGCGCCCGGTGCCGGGCTCGCCATCGCCCTGGAGAACCTGTTCCCGCCGCTGCCCAGCGAGGTGATCCTGCCTCTGGCCGGGTTCGCCGCGAGCAGCGGCCGGATGAGCCTGCTCGCCGTCCTGCTGTGGACGACGGCCGGCTCGGTGATCGGCGCGCTCGCGCTGTACGGAGTCGGCGCGCTGCTCGGCCGTGACCGGACGGTGGCGATCGCGGCCCGGCTACCGCTGGTGAAGGTCTCGGACATCGAGAAGACCGAGGCGTGGTTCCTCAGGCATGGCACCAAGGCCGTGTTCTTCGGCCGGATGATCCCGATCTTCCGCAGCCTGATCTCCGTGCCGGCGGGCGTCGAGCGCATGCGCCTGCCGGTGTTCCTGGGGCTGACCACCCTGGGCAGCGCGATCTGGAACACGGCGTTCGTGCTCGCGGGCTACTTCCTCGGTGCGAACTGGCACCAGGTGAGCGCCATCGTCTCCGCCTACTCCAAGGTGGTCCTCGCCCTGGCGGCGCTCGCGGTGCTGGTGTTCACAGCCCTACGGCTGCTGCGACGCCCCGAAGGGGCGCGCCCCAAGGCGGCGCGGGGAACCGCGCGACAAGCCACCGCGCCGCCGCACCCGCACGACGACCAGGACACCCGAGTTCTCAGGCGCCCCGCACTGCCTCCAGAAACTCCCGCAGGATCCGCTCCCCGGCCAGAACGCCCCGTTCGGGAAGCGCCCTGA
- a CDS encoding HAD family hydrolase gives MSALVASDLDRTLIYSAASLALTMPDARAPRLLCVEVHESKPLSYMTETAAQLLTDLGGAAVFVPTTTRTREQYQRINLPGPEPTYAICANGGHLLVDGVSDPDWHGQVTARLADQCAPLAEVQEHLLRVADPVWVRKHRVADDLFAYLVVERELLHEDWVKELAVWAENRGWTVSLQGRKIYAVPKPLTKSAAMREVARRTGAGLTLAAGDSLLDADLLLAADQSWRPGHGELADTGFTAPAIRALPERGVLAGERILREFLEAVRGA, from the coding sequence ATGTCCGCACTCGTCGCGAGCGACCTCGACCGCACCCTGATCTACTCCGCCGCGTCTCTGGCGCTGACCATGCCGGACGCGCGGGCGCCCCGGCTGCTGTGCGTGGAGGTGCACGAGAGCAAGCCGCTGTCGTACATGACGGAGACGGCGGCCCAGCTCCTCACCGACCTGGGCGGCGCGGCCGTGTTCGTGCCGACGACGACCAGGACACGCGAGCAGTACCAGCGCATCAACCTGCCGGGCCCGGAGCCCACGTACGCGATCTGCGCGAACGGCGGCCACCTCCTGGTGGACGGCGTCTCCGACCCCGACTGGCACGGGCAGGTCACCGCACGGCTGGCCGACCAGTGCGCGCCCCTGGCCGAGGTGCAGGAGCACCTGCTGAGAGTCGCCGACCCGGTCTGGGTGCGCAAGCACCGCGTCGCCGACGACCTCTTCGCCTACCTCGTCGTCGAGCGCGAACTGCTGCACGAGGACTGGGTGAAGGAACTCGCGGTGTGGGCGGAGAACCGCGGCTGGACCGTGTCCCTCCAGGGCCGCAAGATCTACGCCGTTCCCAAGCCGCTCACCAAGAGCGCGGCGATGCGCGAGGTCGCCCGGCGGACCGGGGCCGGTCTCACCCTCGCCGCCGGTGACTCCCTGCTCGACGCCGATCTGCTCCTGGCGGCCGACCAGAGCTGGCGCCCGGGCCACGGGGAGCTGGCCGACACGGGCTTCACGGCCCCCGCGATCAGGGCGCTTCCCGAACGGGGCGTTCTGGCCGGGGAGCGGATCCTGCGGGAGTTTCTGGAGGCAGTGCGGGGCGCCTGA
- a CDS encoding phosphoribosyltransferase has product MEKAEKAEKAVNEGEHHEVRADAPAGPADGSDGVWSGSWVAERLGVGLAGDDRLTGLLGLALRRNPKRAHLLVSNVLGKHVPQSPSVVYGYGVELGRRVRDLLGDDEARRAVVLGYAETATGLGHSVADGLGLAPYLHSTRRPVAGLAPAGGFEESHSHATSHLLLPEDPALLTGDGPLVLVDDEFSTGNTVLNTVRDLHERYPRRRYVVVALVDMRSAADSGRLEEFAREIGARVDLVAAASGTVRLPEGVLEKGQELVARYESEGSSAGAAPSWPFAQCAPLNSGVAVEADPEANSPGARGTARPAPTGPHSDDNGTEPQATRIDLRWPLGLPDGGRHGFTPAHRERLEDALPAMARRLADALPAHARRVHVLGFEELMYAPLRLAHELERITGIEVRYSTTTRSPVLAVDDPGYAIRTRLRFPAHDDPADGPGERYAYNVAGAGFDAVVAVVDSAADTPRLHAPEGLLAQLAAHTPEVLLAVVPSYAPEAPHAHERPSMLPEPLRGPAFSSYAPEEVGWLLQDLSDVTLEAPTEEREEAIQSGGAHYAESLPVEYQPSEQYQELFHAALEDSAARIAQAAGVVTETVLAERAPRPVLVSLARAGTPVGILMRRWAQHRHGLDLPHYAVSIVRGRGIDANALRWLAEHHDPRDVVFVDGWTGKGAITRELAQALTEFEKSDGVTGFSPEIAVLADPGSCVRTYGTREDFLIPSACLNSTVSGLISRTVLRADLVGPHDFHGAKFYRELAGTDVSVAFLDAVSARFPEVADAACAQAEELLATDRSPTWEGWAAVERISEEYGIHDVNLVKPGVGETTRVMLRRVPWKVLARAGAGSDLDHVRLLAEQRGVPVEEVDGLPYTCVGLIHPKYTRGATGADGKAVTV; this is encoded by the coding sequence ATGGAGAAGGCGGAGAAGGCGGAGAAGGCAGTGAACGAGGGGGAGCACCACGAGGTGCGCGCCGATGCGCCGGCCGGGCCGGCCGACGGAAGCGACGGCGTCTGGTCCGGCAGCTGGGTCGCCGAGCGGCTCGGTGTCGGACTCGCGGGCGACGACCGGCTGACCGGCCTGCTGGGGCTGGCGCTGCGCCGCAACCCCAAGCGGGCCCACCTGCTCGTGTCGAACGTGCTCGGCAAGCACGTGCCGCAGTCACCGTCCGTCGTGTACGGCTACGGAGTCGAACTCGGCCGCCGGGTGCGGGACCTGCTGGGCGACGACGAGGCCCGCAGGGCCGTCGTCCTCGGCTACGCGGAGACCGCGACCGGCCTCGGCCACTCCGTCGCCGACGGCCTGGGCCTCGCCCCCTACCTGCACTCCACCCGCCGCCCGGTCGCCGGCCTCGCCCCGGCCGGCGGCTTCGAGGAGTCCCACTCCCACGCGACCTCGCACCTGCTGCTGCCGGAGGACCCGGCGCTGCTCACCGGCGACGGGCCGCTGGTCCTGGTCGACGACGAGTTCTCCACGGGGAACACGGTGCTGAACACCGTCCGGGATCTTCATGAGCGCTATCCGCGGCGGCGGTACGTCGTGGTGGCGCTGGTGGACATGCGGTCGGCGGCCGATTCCGGCCGGCTGGAGGAGTTCGCCCGCGAGATCGGCGCGCGGGTGGATCTCGTGGCGGCGGCTTCGGGCACGGTACGGCTGCCCGAGGGGGTGCTGGAGAAGGGGCAGGAACTGGTGGCGCGGTATGAGTCGGAGGGTTCGTCGGCGGGTGCGGCGCCGTCGTGGCCGTTCGCGCAGTGCGCGCCCCTGAACAGCGGCGTTGCCGTCGAAGCCGACCCGGAGGCCAACTCCCCAGGGGCGCGGGGAACTGCGCGGCCAGCCCCCACCGGCCCGCACTCGGACGACAACGGCACCGAACCCCAGGCCACCCGCATAGACCTGCGCTGGCCCCTCGGCCTGCCGGACGGCGGCCGGCACGGGTTCACCCCCGCGCACCGAGAGCGCCTCGAAGATGCCCTCCCCGCGATGGCCCGCCGCCTGGCGGACGCGCTGCCCGCCCACGCCCGCCGCGTACACGTCCTCGGCTTCGAGGAGCTGATGTACGCCCCGCTCAGGCTCGCCCACGAGCTGGAGCGGATCACCGGCATCGAGGTCCGCTACTCCACCACCACCCGCTCGCCCGTCCTCGCCGTCGACGACCCCGGCTACGCGATACGCACCCGCCTGCGCTTCCCCGCCCACGACGACCCCGCGGACGGCCCGGGCGAGCGGTACGCCTACAACGTCGCGGGCGCCGGATTCGACGCCGTCGTCGCGGTGGTCGACTCGGCCGCGGACACCCCCCGGCTGCACGCGCCCGAGGGCCTGCTCGCCCAGCTCGCCGCGCACACCCCCGAGGTCCTCCTCGCCGTCGTCCCGTCGTACGCCCCCGAGGCCCCGCACGCCCACGAAAGGCCCTCCATGCTGCCCGAGCCCCTCCGCGGCCCCGCCTTCTCCTCGTACGCGCCCGAGGAGGTCGGCTGGCTGCTCCAGGACCTCTCGGACGTCACGCTGGAGGCGCCGACCGAGGAGCGCGAGGAGGCCATCCAGAGCGGCGGCGCGCACTACGCGGAGTCACTGCCCGTGGAGTACCAGCCGAGCGAGCAGTACCAGGAGCTGTTCCACGCCGCACTGGAAGACTCGGCGGCCCGTATCGCCCAGGCGGCCGGCGTCGTCACCGAGACCGTCCTCGCCGAGCGGGCCCCGCGCCCGGTGCTGGTCTCCCTGGCCCGCGCGGGGACGCCCGTCGGCATCCTCATGCGCCGCTGGGCCCAGCACCGGCACGGCCTCGACCTGCCCCACTACGCCGTGTCGATCGTCCGCGGCCGCGGCATCGACGCCAACGCGCTGCGCTGGCTCGCCGAGCACCACGACCCCCGGGACGTCGTCTTCGTCGACGGCTGGACCGGCAAGGGCGCCATCACCCGCGAACTCGCCCAGGCCCTTACGGAGTTCGAGAAGTCCGACGGCGTCACCGGCTTCAGCCCCGAGATCGCGGTCCTGGCCGACCCGGGCTCCTGCGTCCGGACCTACGGCACCCGCGAGGACTTCCTCATCCCCTCCGCCTGCCTCAACTCCACCGTCTCCGGCCTGATCTCGCGGACCGTGCTGCGCGCGGACCTGGTCGGACCGCACGACTTCCACGGCGCGAAGTTCTACCGCGAACTCGCCGGCACGGACGTCTCGGTGGCCTTCCTGGACGCCGTGTCCGCCCGCTTCCCCGAGGTCGCCGACGCGGCCTGCGCCCAGGCCGAGGAACTGCTCGCCACCGACCGCTCGCCCACCTGGGAGGGCTGGGCCGCCGTCGAGCGCATCAGCGAGGAGTACGGCATCCACGACGTGAACCTCGTCAAGCCCGGCGTCGGCGAGACCACCCGGGTCATGCTGCGCCGCGTGCCCTGGAAGGTCCTGGCACGCGCCGGGGCGGGCAGCGACCTCGACCACGTACGCCTGCTCGCCGAGCAGCGCGGTGTGCCCGTCGAGGAGGTCGACGGACTGCCCTACACCTGCGTCGGCCTGATCCACCCCAAGTACACCCGCGGCGCGACCGGCGCCGACGGCAAGGCGGTGACGGTCTGA
- a CDS encoding HpcH/HpaI aldolase/citrate lyase family protein, translated as MRHFGHIAPEGRKRLFYREPCTFSADSPARLLAAALGATLYSPATRPHLADDVLKQAGRGVVSMVLCLEDSIDDADVGPGEENLVRQFTALDSLADADLPLLFIRVRTPEQIPDLVRRLGAAVRLLSGFVLPKFTEERGIPFLEALATAEAESGRRLFAMPVLESPELLYRESRVETLEGISRAIDKYRDRVLALRLGVTDFCSSYGLRRGPDMTAYDVQIVASVIADVVNMLGRADGTGFTVTGPVWEYFRVQERIFKPQLRQSPFLEVQAAELREKLIEHAMDGLLREISLDHANGLLGKTCIHPSHVLPVHALSVVSHEEFTDAQDILRPERGGGGVLRSAYTNKMNEVKPHRAWAERTLLRAEVFGVANQDIGFVELLAAGLPG; from the coding sequence ATGCGTCATTTCGGGCACATCGCCCCTGAGGGGCGAAAGCGTCTTTTCTACCGCGAGCCGTGCACGTTCAGCGCGGACTCCCCGGCCCGGCTGCTCGCCGCCGCCCTGGGCGCCACGCTGTACAGCCCGGCCACCCGGCCGCACCTGGCCGACGACGTCCTCAAGCAGGCCGGGCGCGGCGTGGTCTCGATGGTGCTGTGCCTGGAGGACTCGATCGACGACGCGGACGTCGGCCCCGGCGAGGAGAACCTCGTCCGCCAGTTCACGGCCCTCGACAGCCTCGCGGACGCCGACCTGCCGCTGCTGTTCATCCGGGTGCGCACCCCCGAGCAGATACCCGACCTGGTACGACGCCTCGGCGCCGCCGTCCGGCTGCTGTCCGGGTTCGTGCTGCCCAAGTTCACCGAGGAACGCGGCATCCCCTTCCTCGAGGCCCTGGCCACCGCCGAGGCCGAAAGCGGCCGTCGTCTTTTCGCCATGCCGGTGCTGGAGTCCCCGGAGCTGCTCTACCGGGAGTCCCGCGTGGAGACCCTCGAGGGCATCTCCCGGGCGATCGACAAGTACCGCGACCGCGTGCTCGCCCTGCGCCTCGGCGTGACGGACTTCTGCTCCTCCTACGGGCTGCGCAGAGGTCCCGACATGACGGCCTACGACGTGCAGATCGTCGCCTCCGTGATCGCCGACGTGGTGAACATGCTGGGCCGCGCCGACGGGACCGGCTTCACCGTGACCGGGCCGGTCTGGGAGTACTTCCGGGTCCAGGAGCGCATATTCAAACCGCAGCTGCGGCAGAGCCCCTTCCTGGAGGTGCAGGCCGCGGAACTGCGCGAGAAGCTGATCGAGCACGCCATGGACGGCCTGCTGAGGGAGATCTCCCTGGACCACGCCAACGGCCTGCTGGGCAAGACCTGCATCCACCCCTCGCACGTGCTGCCGGTGCACGCCCTGTCGGTCGTCAGCCACGAGGAGTTCACGGACGCCCAGGACATCCTGCGCCCGGAGCGCGGCGGCGGGGGTGTGCTGAGATCGGCGTACACGAACAAGATGAACGAGGTGAAGCCGCATCGGGCCTGGGCCGAGCGGACCCTGCTGCGTGCCGAGGTTTTCGGCGTGGCGAACCAGGACATCGGCTTCGTGGAACTGCTGGCGGCGGGACTGCCGGGCTGA
- a CDS encoding TerD family protein, producing MTHAMLKGSNVPLEATTVRAVLRWTPGQGVPDVDASALLLGPDGRVRSDEDFVFYNQPRHPAGKVWRLGKKRVAEGLTDTIQTELTGVESEVSRILLVASADGVTFDRVQALRILLYDAAGTGAEALAYFDVKPETGEETALICGELYRRGEGWKFRALGEGYSNGLQGLATDYGISVDESEAAAEEPTTTVPAPPTTNTPAQQTTAGPAQQSPEVSPPLPPEQPTVVPAQPGYGYPPPQQPPTTQPAYGYPQPTGRPAYGYPPAPAAAGAAGAQTGYGYPPPVTAVPDPDFRLPPQGPQFIGR from the coding sequence ATGACGCACGCCATGCTGAAGGGGTCGAACGTCCCGCTGGAAGCCACCACGGTACGCGCCGTGCTGCGCTGGACACCCGGGCAGGGGGTTCCGGACGTCGACGCCTCCGCGCTGCTCCTCGGCCCCGACGGTCGTGTGCGCTCCGACGAGGACTTCGTCTTCTACAACCAGCCCCGGCACCCGGCCGGGAAGGTGTGGCGGCTCGGCAAGAAGCGGGTCGCCGAGGGCCTGACCGACACGATCCAGACAGAGCTCACCGGTGTCGAATCGGAAGTCAGCCGGATCCTGCTGGTCGCATCGGCGGACGGCGTGACGTTCGACCGCGTACAGGCGCTGCGCATCCTGCTGTACGACGCGGCGGGCACGGGTGCGGAAGCGCTGGCGTACTTCGACGTCAAGCCGGAGACGGGCGAGGAGACCGCGCTGATCTGCGGCGAGCTGTACCGGCGCGGTGAGGGCTGGAAGTTCCGGGCGCTGGGCGAGGGCTATTCGAACGGGCTGCAGGGGCTCGCGACCGACTACGGCATCTCGGTGGACGAGTCCGAGGCGGCGGCGGAGGAGCCGACCACGACCGTCCCCGCGCCGCCCACCACGAACACGCCCGCGCAGCAGACGACCGCCGGACCCGCCCAGCAGTCCCCCGAGGTCTCCCCGCCGCTGCCCCCGGAGCAGCCGACCGTGGTGCCCGCACAGCCCGGGTACGGCTATCCGCCGCCGCAGCAGCCGCCGACGACGCAGCCGGCGTACGGCTACCCGCAGCCCACCGGCCGGCCCGCGTACGGCTACCCCCCGGCACCGGCCGCGGCGGGTGCCGCGGGGGCCCAGACCGGCTACGGCTACCCGCCGCCGGTCACCGCGGTCCCCGACCCGGACTTCCGGCTGCCCCCGCAGGGGCCGCAGTTCATCGGGCGCTAG
- a CDS encoding TerD family protein, with amino-acid sequence MGLFDGLRRGREAQFDSGDASTNAIELTKRRAQISLTKQGAATGHLRVNLSWRMRTSDFGGSQRESLLRHPFRALKPPEVVGHSQSMVNVDLDLGCLYELQDGSKGVVQPLGGYLGETNAAPYVKLSGDDRFGSASGETMYINLDHRDHIKRLLVFVYIYDQTPAFDRAHAIVTLYPSNGPRIEIHLDERQPQARSCAVVMIEKVKNEIIVRREAKFVYGFQAELDRLYGWGLQWGRGYKTRVDR; translated from the coding sequence ATGGGCCTGTTCGACGGACTTCGGCGTGGCCGCGAGGCACAGTTCGACTCGGGCGACGCGTCGACCAACGCGATCGAGCTGACCAAGCGGCGCGCGCAGATATCACTCACCAAACAGGGCGCGGCCACCGGCCATCTGCGCGTCAACCTGAGCTGGCGGATGCGCACCTCCGACTTCGGCGGCTCCCAGCGCGAGAGCCTGCTGCGCCATCCCTTCCGGGCCCTCAAGCCCCCCGAGGTCGTCGGCCACAGCCAGAGCATGGTCAACGTCGACCTCGACCTCGGCTGTCTCTACGAACTCCAGGACGGCAGCAAGGGCGTCGTCCAGCCCCTCGGCGGCTACCTCGGAGAGACCAACGCCGCGCCGTACGTCAAACTCAGCGGCGACGACCGCTTCGGCTCCGCGTCCGGCGAGACGATGTACATCAACCTCGACCACCGCGACCACATCAAGCGGCTCCTGGTCTTCGTCTACATCTACGACCAGACGCCCGCCTTCGACCGCGCCCACGCCATCGTCACCCTCTACCCGAGCAACGGCCCCCGCATCGAGATCCACCTCGACGAACGCCAGCCGCAGGCCCGCTCCTGTGCCGTCGTCATGATCGAGAAGGTGAAGAACGAGATCATCGTCCGCCGCGAGGCGAAGTTCGTCTACGGCTTCCAGGCCGAGCTCGACCGGTTGTACGGGTGGGGGCTGCAGTGGGGGCGGGGCTACAAGACCAGAGTCGACCGCTGA
- a CDS encoding DUF475 domain-containing protein: MVLKTFGWSFAVTALGLVAAILYGGWTAFGVVAILSVLEISLSFDNAVVNAGILKKMNAFWQKIFLTIGILIAVFGMRLVFPVVIVALSAQLGPIEAVDLALTDKDQYQQYVTDAHPSIAAFGGMFLLMIFLDFIFEDRDIKWLGWLERPLAKLGKVDMLSVCIALIVLLISAITFGANAHQHGGTHADKAETVLLSGIAGLITYMIVGGLSGYFEDKLEEEEEREHEAEEKAEREGKPKSAVRLAGKAAFFMFLYLEVLDASFSFDGVIGAFAITNDIVLMALGLGIGAMYVRSLTVYLVREGTLDDYVYLEHGAHYAIGALAAVLLVTIQYEINEFITGSIGVVLIGASFWSSVRRNRAIAAAEGGSGSDEKSQVSSGV, encoded by the coding sequence GTGGTTCTGAAAACCTTCGGGTGGTCGTTCGCGGTCACCGCGCTCGGCCTGGTCGCAGCGATCTTGTACGGAGGGTGGACCGCGTTCGGCGTCGTTGCGATCCTGTCCGTCCTCGAGATCTCGCTGTCCTTCGACAATGCGGTGGTCAACGCCGGGATCCTGAAGAAGATGAATGCCTTCTGGCAGAAGATCTTCCTCACGATCGGCATCCTGATCGCCGTCTTCGGCATGCGGCTGGTCTTCCCCGTCGTGATCGTCGCGCTCAGCGCCCAGCTCGGGCCGATCGAGGCCGTCGATCTCGCGCTCACCGACAAGGACCAGTACCAGCAGTACGTCACCGACGCCCACCCGTCGATCGCCGCCTTCGGTGGCATGTTCCTGCTGATGATCTTCCTGGACTTCATCTTCGAGGACCGGGACATCAAGTGGCTCGGCTGGCTGGAGCGCCCGCTGGCCAAGCTCGGCAAGGTCGACATGCTGTCGGTCTGCATCGCCCTGATCGTCCTGCTGATCTCCGCGATTACCTTCGGCGCCAACGCCCACCAGCACGGCGGCACCCACGCCGACAAGGCGGAGACCGTCCTGCTCTCCGGCATCGCCGGTCTGATCACCTACATGATCGTCGGCGGCCTCTCCGGCTACTTCGAGGACAAGCTCGAAGAGGAGGAGGAGCGCGAGCACGAGGCCGAGGAGAAGGCCGAGCGCGAGGGCAAGCCCAAGTCGGCGGTCAGGCTGGCCGGCAAGGCCGCGTTCTTCATGTTCCTCTACCTGGAGGTCCTGGACGCGTCCTTCTCCTTCGACGGAGTGATCGGCGCCTTCGCCATCACCAACGACATCGTCCTGATGGCCCTCGGCCTGGGCATCGGCGCCATGTACGTCCGGTCCCTGACCGTGTACCTGGTCCGCGAGGGCACCCTCGACGACTACGTCTACCTGGAGCACGGCGCTCACTACGCCATCGGCGCCCTCGCCGCCGTCCTCCTGGTGACCATCCAGTACGAGATCAACGAGTTCATCACCGGCTCCATCGGCGTCGTCCTGATCGGTGCCTCCTTCTGGTCCTCCGTGCGCCGCAACCGCGCCATCGCGGCGGCCGAGGGCGGGTCCGGCTCGGACGAGAAGAGTCAGGTCTCGTCCGGGGTGTGA
- a CDS encoding TerD family protein, with amino-acid sequence MGVTLAKGGNVSLSKAAPDLTQVLVGLGWDARSTTGAPFDLDASALMCSSGRVLGDEWFVFYNQLKSPDGSVEHTGDNLTGEGDGDDESLLIDLPKVPPQCDKIVFPVSIHMADERGQTFGQVSNAFIRVVNQADGQELARYDLSEDASTETAMIFGELYRYQGEWKFRAVGQGYASGLRGIALDFGVNVS; translated from the coding sequence ATGGGCGTCACACTCGCCAAGGGGGGCAATGTCTCCCTGTCCAAGGCCGCACCGGACCTCACTCAGGTGTTGGTCGGGCTCGGCTGGGACGCGCGCTCCACCACCGGAGCGCCCTTCGACCTCGACGCCAGCGCCCTGATGTGCAGCAGCGGGCGCGTGCTCGGGGACGAGTGGTTCGTCTTCTACAACCAGCTCAAGAGCCCGGACGGCTCGGTCGAGCACACCGGTGACAACCTCACCGGCGAGGGCGACGGCGACGACGAGTCGCTCCTGATCGACCTCCCCAAGGTCCCGCCGCAGTGCGACAAGATCGTGTTCCCCGTCTCCATCCACATGGCCGACGAGCGCGGCCAGACCTTCGGCCAGGTCAGCAACGCCTTCATCCGTGTGGTCAACCAGGCCGACGGCCAGGAACTCGCCCGCTACGACCTGAGCGAGGACGCCTCCACGGAGACCGCGATGATCTTCGGTGAGCTCTATCGCTACCAGGGCGAATGGAAGTTCAGGGCCGTCGGGCAGGGGTACGCGTCGGGGCTGCGGGGCATCGCGCTGGACTTCGGGGTCAACGTCTCATAA
- a CDS encoding TerD family protein — protein sequence MGVSLSKGGNVSLSKEAPGLTAVIIGLGWDIRTTTGTDFDLDASALLLNNSGKVGNDQHFIFFNNLKTPDGSVEHTGDNLTGEGEGDDEQIKVNLATVPADVEKIVFPVSIYDAETRQQSFGQVRNAFIRVVNQAGGTEIARYDLSEDASTETAMVFGELYRHGAEWKFRAIGQGYASGLRGIAQDFGVNV from the coding sequence GTGGGAGTCAGCCTCAGCAAGGGCGGCAACGTATCGCTTAGCAAGGAGGCGCCGGGCCTGACCGCGGTCATCATCGGTCTGGGGTGGGACATCCGCACCACGACCGGCACGGACTTCGACCTGGACGCCAGCGCGCTGCTGCTGAACAACTCCGGCAAGGTCGGCAACGACCAGCACTTCATCTTCTTCAACAACCTCAAGACCCCGGACGGCTCCGTGGAGCACACCGGTGACAACCTCACCGGTGAGGGCGAGGGCGACGACGAGCAGATCAAGGTCAACCTCGCCACCGTCCCGGCCGACGTGGAAAAGATCGTCTTCCCGGTATCGATCTACGACGCCGAGACCCGCCAGCAGTCCTTCGGCCAGGTGCGCAACGCGTTCATCCGCGTCGTGAACCAGGCCGGCGGCACCGAGATCGCCCGCTACGACCTGAGCGAGGACGCCTCCACCGAGACCGCCATGGTCTTCGGTGAGCTCTACCGGCACGGCGCGGAGTGGAAGTTCCGCGCCATCGGCCAGGGCTACGCCTCGGGCCTGCGCGGCATCGCGCAGGACTTCGGCGTGAACGTCTGA
- a CDS encoding peroxiredoxin encodes MAIQAGEKAPDFELKDNHGRAVRLSGFRGRKNVVLLFYPFAFTGVCTGELCELRDNLPQFSDRDTELLAVSNDSIHTLRVFAEQEGLEYPLLSDFWPHGNVSRAYGVFDEDKGCAVRGTFVIDKEGVVRWTVVNGLPDARDLNDYVKALDSL; translated from the coding sequence ATGGCGATCCAGGCCGGCGAGAAGGCCCCCGACTTCGAGCTCAAGGACAACCACGGCAGGGCCGTGCGGCTGTCCGGCTTCCGGGGCCGGAAGAACGTGGTGCTGCTCTTCTACCCCTTCGCCTTCACCGGCGTGTGCACGGGTGAGCTGTGCGAGCTGCGTGACAACCTGCCGCAGTTCTCCGACCGTGACACCGAGCTGCTCGCCGTCTCCAACGACTCCATCCACACCCTGCGCGTCTTCGCCGAGCAGGAGGGCCTGGAGTACCCGCTGCTGTCGGACTTCTGGCCGCACGGCAACGTCTCGCGGGCCTACGGCGTCTTCGACGAGGACAAGGGCTGCGCCGTGCGCGGCACCTTCGTCATCGACAAGGAGGGCGTCGTGCGGTGGACCGTCGTCAACGGCCTGCCGGACGCGCGCGACCTGAACGACTACGTGAAGGCGCTCGACTCCCTGTGA
- a CDS encoding DUF3052 domain-containing protein: MSATADHAEERTNPAARLGFQPGQVVQEIGYDDDVDQELRKAIEGIIEADLVDEDYDDVADAVVLWFRDDDGDLTDVLVDATTYIEEGGAILLLTPKTGRSGYVEPSDISEAATTAGLTASKSVSVGKDWSGSRLATPKAAKSKR; encoded by the coding sequence GTGAGCGCGACCGCGGACCACGCGGAGGAGCGGACGAACCCTGCCGCCAGGCTGGGGTTCCAGCCCGGGCAGGTGGTCCAGGAGATCGGCTACGACGACGACGTGGACCAGGAGCTCCGCAAGGCCATCGAGGGCATCATCGAGGCCGACCTGGTGGACGAGGACTACGACGACGTGGCCGATGCCGTTGTGCTGTGGTTCCGTGACGACGACGGCGACCTGACGGATGTGCTGGTGGACGCCACCACGTACATCGAGGAGGGCGGCGCGATCCTGCTCCTGACGCCGAAGACCGGCCGTTCGGGGTACGTGGAGCCGAGCGACATCTCGGAAGCCGCCACCACGGCGGGTCTGACGGCGTCCAAGAGCGTCAGCGTCGGCAAGGACTGGAGCGGTAGCCGGCTGGCCACGCCCAAGGCTGCCAAGTCCAAGCGTTAG